The Megalops cyprinoides isolate fMegCyp1 chromosome 22, fMegCyp1.pri, whole genome shotgun sequence genome contains a region encoding:
- the manba gene encoding beta-mannosidase, with protein sequence MKALRERLALFACVWSLHVLEARCEPSGEESQQYGFQTYSLNGKWMLYNSNSSLSLVADVPGCVHTALLKQGFIQDPYYRFNDLAYRWISLDNWTYTTTFSVPAEIKNKQKVSLVLEGVDTVSVISLNGAAVGKTDNMFRRYDFEVGSLLRDHGNVLTVGLTSALLYAAERSQAHTSYPVPPDCPPPVQKGECHVNFIRKAQNSFSWDWGPSFPSLGLWRGVRLEAYDALRLLYLTATPARDAGLSQWSVEVELFFDAVEAAVGSVTLSLPELATQQAFQASLPPGQSRNPFVLHVNKSAQVDLWWPNGQGKQNRYHLNVQVALDGGHTIDTHSLVFFRTVELVQEPIEGSPGLSFYFRINGRPVFLKGSNWIPAHSFQDQVTVDILKNLLQSAADANMNTLRVWGGGVYEQEDFYSLCDDLGIMIWQDFMFACALYPTESEFLQAVREEVTHQVRRLKSHPSVIVWSGNNENEAAIATDWFSIPASRRPQYLRDYVTLYVDNIREIVQKEDRSRPFLTSSPTNGAESQQEGWVAQDPYDPHFGDTHFYNYLQDCWDWRGFPRTRFASEYGFQSWPSFSTLQQVSVAEDWSYQSNFTSHRQHHNTGNQQILEQAKLHFHLPDSPDPLQAYRDTLYLSQVMQAQCVKMQTEFYRRSRSEIINGQGNTMGALYWQLNDIWQGPSWSSVEFGGKWKMLHYFAQDFFAPVLPVGFQDQGVLLIYAVSDLSTDLTLRAVVTVYRWSSFEPVCTLASRAALVRGGSALPLYKQPVDALLAGCGNCTRLTCVLTFHLEDAGSQRGPTNHLFLSSPREAQGLRRPSITTKVEQDGESYSATLHTSAIAPFLWLDVGDIPGRFDSNGFLMVTKNRTVHFYPWGPTSVTQLSKALQVTSLRGLY encoded by the exons ATGAAGGCGCTTCGGGAACGGCTAGCGCTTTTTGCGTGCGTTTGGAGTTTGCACGTTCTGGAGGCACGCTGCGAACCATCTGGAGAAGAGTCACAGCAGTATGGCTTTCAAACGTATAgcttaaatggaaaatggatgCTTTACAACTCCAACAGTTCATTGTCGCTCGTTGCAGATGTGCCCGGTTGTGTGCATACAGCGTTACTGAAACAGGGATTTATTCAG GACCCGTACTACAGGTTCAATGACTTAGCCTACAGGTGGATCTCACTTGACAACTGGACATACACGACCACCTTCTCAGTGCCAGCTGAGATCAA aaacaaacagaaggtCAGTCTGGTGCTCGAGGGCGTGGACACAGTCTCCGTCATCTCCCTCAACGGAGCTGCTGTGGGGAAGACGGACAACATGTTCCGCAGATAT GACTTTGAGGTGGGCAGTTTGCTGAGGGACCATGGGAACGTTCTCACGGTCGGTCTCACGTCAGCCCTGTTGTACGCGGCGGAGCGCAGCCAGGCTCACACCTCCTACCCCGTCCCCCCCGACTGCCCCCCACCCGTGCAGAAGGGCGAGTGCCACGTCAACTTCATCAGGAAG GCCCAGAACTCTTTCAGCTGGGACTGGGGTCCGTCGTTCCCGTCGCTGGGGCTCTGGAGGGGCGTGCGTTTGGAGGCTTACGACGCACTGCGGCTGCTGTATCTCACCGCCACACCGGCGCGAG ACGCAGGTCTCTCCCAGTGGAGCGTGGAGGTGGAGCTCTTCTTTGATGCGGTGGAAGCAGCTGTGGGGTCCGTGACTCTGTCCCTTCCTGAATTAGCCACACAGCAAGCGTTCCAGGCCTCCCTGCCACCTGGACAGAGCAGGAACCCATTTGTCCTCCATGTCAACAAG AGTGCTCAGGTGGACCTGTGGTGGCCCAATGGACAGGGCAAGCAGAACCGGTACCACCTGAATGTGCAGGTGGCATTGGATGGAGGGCACACCATTGATACTCACTCCCTG GTGTTTTTCCGCACGGTTGAGCTGGTTCAGGAGCCTATCGAGGGGTCCCCAGGCCTGAGCTTCTATTTCCGCATCAATGGGAGACCCGTCTTCCTCAAGGGATCCAACTGGATCCCAGCCCATTCCTTCCAGGACCAGGTCACCGTTGACAT ACTGAAGAATCTTCTGCAGTCAGCTGCGGATGCTAACATGAACACGCTGAGAGTCTGGGGGGGAGGAGTCTATGAGCAGGAAGACTTTTACAGCCTTTGTGATGACCTGGGAATAATG ATCTGGCAGGACTTCATGTTTGCCTGCGCCCTGTACCCGACAGAGTCAGAGTTCCTCCAGGCGGTGAGAGAGGAGGTCACTCACCAG GTGAGGCGGCTGAAGTCCCACCCCTCCGTCATCGTGTGGAGCGGGAACAATGAGAACGAGGCCGCCATCGCCACCGACTGGTTCAGCATCCCCGCCTCCCGGCGGCCGCAGTACCTGCGGGACTACGTCACCCTTTATGTGGACAACATCAGGGAGATTGTTCAGAAG GAGGATAGGAGTCGCCCGTTCCTCACCTCCAGCCCCACCAATGGGGCCGAGTCCCAGCAGGAGGGCTGGGTGGCCCAGGACCCCTACGACCCCCACTTTGGGGACACCCACTTCTACAACTACCTGCAGGACTGCTGGGACTGGAGGGGGTTCCCTCGCACCCGCTTTGCTTCCGAATATGGCTTCCAGTCCTGGCCCTCCTTCTCCACCCTGCAGCAG GTCTCTGTGGCTGAAGACTGGAGCTACCAGAGTAACTTCACCTCTCACCGGCAGCATCACAACACGGGAAACCAGCAGATTCTGGAGCAAGCCAAGTTGCACTTCCACCTGCCAGACTCCCCTGACCCCCTGCAGGCCTACAGAGACACACTCTACCTCTCACAG GTGATGCAGGCCCAGTGTGTGAAGATGCAGACAGAGTTCTACCGACGCAGCCGTAGTGAGATCATCAACGGACAAGGCAACACCATGGGCGCCCTCTACTGGCAGCTCAATGATATCTGGCAGGGCCCCTCCTGGTCTTCAGTAG AGTTTGGTGGGAAGTGGAAGATGCTGCACTACTTTGCCCAGGACTTCTTTGCCCCCGTCTTGCCTGTGGGGTTCCAGGACCAGGGCGTTCTTCTCATATACGCCGTGTCAGATCTGAGCACTGACCTCACGCTCAGAGCTGTG GTCACAGTGTACCGGTGGAGCAGCTTTGAGCCGGTGTGCACTCTGGCCTCCAGGGCGGCGCTGGTGCGCGGGGGGAGCGCCCTCCCTCTGTATAAGCAGCCTGTGGACGCCCTGCTGGCAGGCTGCGGGAACTGCACCAGGCTGACCTGCGTCCTGACCTTCCACCTGGAGGACGCGGGCAGCCAGCGCGGCCCAACCAACCACCTCTTCCTGAGCTCTCCCAGGGAGGCACAGGGCCTGCGGAGACCCAGCATCACA ACCAAAGTGGAGCAGGATGGAGAGAGCTACTCGGCCACCCTCCACACCTCTGCCATCGCACCTTTCCTGTGGCTGGATGTTGGGGACATCCCAGGACGCTTTGACTCCAATGGCTTCCTCATGGTAACCAAGAATCGGACAGTGCACTTCTACCCCTGGGGTCCCACCAGTGTCACCCAGCTGTCTAAAGCCCTGCAGGTCACCTCATTGAGGGGTCTATACTAA
- the LOC118769632 gene encoding nuclear factor NF-kappa-B p105 subunit-like has protein sequence MAEEDPYLPPHFLDVDLQTPWIGMDTLHFQPMPHTNNLRLADGPYLQIIEQPKQRGFRFRYGCEGPSHGGLPGASSEKNRKSYPQVKICNYQGPAKVVVQLVTCSKDPHLHAHSLVGKQCDKGVCIADLQPKDSSISFPNLGILHVTKKNVSKTLEERMTEAYRMGYNCGIVIHPEIDCLQGEVRLPRELTEHQKSLIATAAMAQSKEMDLSVVRLMFTAFLPDSDGGFSRRLDPVISDPIYDSKAPNASNLKIVRMDRTAGCVTGGEEVYLLCDKVQKDDIQVRFYEDDETGLTWEAYGDFSPTDVHRQFAIVFKTPKYRDLNLQKPVSVFVQLKRKSDNETSEPKPFTYHPQVIDKEEVQRKRQKTLPNFQDYGPSGAGGAGGMYRGGGGGPATGGGPGTGGGHSYFQAYSAYGNNSYGSGYSYSQGGGGTGMKHASQAPPGDAGDGGDSDSDDDPAAGAVVRASPASVTQEVACAGGERGGEAGPEEEAGLASEQALPEPTEGRTHECLLEQRMVELAQRQAQALFQYAVSGDVRMLLALQRPLMTTQDENGDTGLHLGVIHSRTDTVRSLAEVISVLPGEDVVNMRNDLYQTPLHLAVITQQEEAAAALLEAGADVSLADRHGNTALHLAAQQKEGRMVELLLQHRETAGLLDLPNAAGLCALHLAVLANSLGALRQLLQGGADTDARELSCGRTALHLAVELDNISLSGCLLLEGNAHVDSCTYNGSTPLHIAAGRGSIKLTALLMAAGADPQKENGEPLYDSEDECYAEEEEDEDEGFVPGTTPLDMAASPEVYELLNGKQYQPETSYLTVPPQGDLQKLDQGSRQALCRALEQPPQSWESLADVLGLRVLSSAFRLSPSPAHTLLDSYEVSGGTLKELLEGLRTVGNRCALDVLQKALCGAMCQEEDAFPPQTADRLADGPVPQHALDLKGGDPEEGYACDSGVETSFMKLSLSLSGSLCGPPEPSEVPAPGLYAPGEV, from the exons CAGATGGACCTTACCTCCAAATCATAGAGCAGCCCAAGCAG aggGGCTTCCGGTTCCGCTACGGGTGCGAGGGTCCATCCCATGGGGGGCTTCCAGGAGCCTCCAGCGAGAAAAATAGGAAGTCCTACCCTCAAGTGAAG ATCTGCAACTACCAGGGCCCCGCGAAGGTGGTGGTCCAGCTGGTCACCTGCTCCAAGGACCCTCACCTCCACGCCCACAGCCTGGTGGGCAAGCAGTGTGACAAGGGCGTGTGCATCGCCGACCTGCAGCCCAAAGACTCCAGCATCAG CTTTCCGAATCTGGGCATCCTCCATGTGACAAAGAAGAACGTGAGTAAGACTCTGGAAGAGCGCATGACAGAGGCCTACAGGATGGGCTACAACTGCGGCATTGTCATCCACCCCGAGATTGACTGCCTCCAAGGGGAGGTCCGCCTGCCCAGGGAGCTCACAG AGCACCAGAAGAGTCTGATTGCCACTGCAGCAATGGCTCAGTCTAAAGAGATGGATCTGAGCGTGGTGCGGCTCATGTTCACCGCCTTCCTGCCAGACAGCGATGGCGGCTTCTCGCGGAGGCTGGACCCCGTCATCTCCGACCCCATCTACGACAGCA AGGCCCCAAACGCCTCCAACCTGAAGATCGTGCGGATGGACCGCACGGCGGGCTGCGTCACTGGCGGAGAGGAGGTGTACCTCCTGTGTGACAAAGTGCAGAAAG ATGACATCCAGGTGCGCTTCTACGAGGATGACGAGACGGGGCTGACTTGGGAGGCCTACGGGGACTTCAGCCCAACGGACGTTCACAGGCAG TTTGCAATCGTCTTCAAGACCCCGAAGTACCGCGACCTGAACCTCCAGAAGCCcgtttctgtgtttgtgcagctgAAGAGGAAGTCAGACAACGAGACCAGCGAGCCCAAGCCCTTCACCTACCACCCGCAGGTCATCG ACAAGGAGGAGGTGCAGCGGAAGAGGCAGAAGACCCTGCCCAACTTCCAGGACTACGGTCCCTCAGGGGCGGGAGGCGCCGGGGGAATGTacagggggggcgggggcggccCTGCCACGGGAGGGGGTCCCGGCACTGGAGGAG GCCACTCCTACTTCCAGGCCTACTCCGCCTACGGGAACAACAGCTACGGGAGTGGCTACTCGTACTCCCAGGGCGGGGGCGGGACTGGCATGAAGCACG CCTCGCAGGCCCCCCCAGGTGACGCAGGCGATGGCGGAGACAGCGACAGTGACGATGACCCGGCAGCTGGGGCGGTGGTGAGGGCCAGTCCGGCCTCCGTGACTCAGGAGGTGGCCTGTGCAGGTGGCGAGAGAGGCGGAGAGGCGGGGCccgaggaggaggcggggctggCGTCAGAGCAGGCTCTCCCTGAACCCACAGAGGGCCGAACCCACG AGTGTCTGCTGGAGCAGAGGATGGTGGAGCTGGCCCAGCGGCAGGCCCAGGCCCTCTTCCAGTACGCCGTCAGCGGGGACGTCCGCatgctgctggctctgcagcGGCCCCTCATGACCACCCAGGACGAGAACGGAGACAC AGGCCTGCACCTTGGGGTCATTCACAGCCGGACGGACACAGTTAGGAGTTTGGCTGAGGTCATCTCTGTCCTTCCAGGGGAGGACGTGGTCAATATGAGGAACGACCTCTaccag ACCCCGCTGCACCTGGCCGTCATCACGCAGCAGGAGGAGGCGGCGGCGGCCCTGCTGGAGGCGGGGGCGGACGTCAGCCTCGCCGACCGCCACGGAAACACGGCCCTGCACCTGGCCGCCCAGCAGAAGGAGGGGAGGatggtggagctgctgctgcagcaccgGGAGACGGCCGGGCTCCTCGACCTTCCCAACGCCGCAG GGCTGTGTGCGCTCCACCTGGCCGTGCTGGCGAACAGCCTGGGGGCTCtgaggcagctgctgcagggcgGGGCCGACACCGACGCCCGGGAGCTGAGCTGCGGCCGGACGGCGCTGCACCTGGCCGTGGAGCTGGACAACATCTCCCTGTCGggctgcctgctgctggag GGAAACGCACACGTGGACTCCTGCACTTACAACggctccacccccctccacatCGCCGCTGGCCGCGGCTCCATCAAGCTGACCGCCCTCCTCATGGCCGCAG GCGCGGACCCGCAGAAAGAGAACGGCGAGCCTTTGTACGACAGCGAGGATGAGTGCTAcgccgaggaagaggaggatgaggatgagggcTTCGTCCCGGGGACCACGCCGCTCGACATGGCCGCCTCCCCTGAG GTTTATGAGCTTCTGAATGGTAAACAGTACCAGCCAGAAACCAGCTATCTCACTGTGCCTCCACAAG GAGACCTCCAGAAGCTGGATCAGGGATCCAGGCAGGCGCTGTGCCGGGCCCTGGAGCAGCCCCCGCAGAGTTGGGAGAGCCTGGCCGACGTGCTGGGTCTTCGCGTCCTCAGCAGCGCCTTCAGACTGAGCCCGTCCCCCGCCCACACGCTACTGGACAGCTACGAG GTATCGGGCGGCAccctgaaggagctgctggaggggCTGAGGACTGTGGGCAACAGATGCGCCCTGGATGTCCTGCAGAAGGCGCTGTGTGGGGCCATGTGTCAGGAGGAGGACGCGTTCCCCCCTCAGACGGCAGACAGACTCGCAG ACGGGCCCGTCCCTCAGCACGCGCTGGACCTGAAGGGGGGCGATCCCGAGGAGGGGTACGCGTGCGACAGCGGGGTGGAGACCTCCTTCATGAAGCTGAGCCTGAGCCTGTCGGGGTCGCTGTGCGGGCCCCCCGAGCCGTCCGAGGTGCCCGCCCCCGGGCTCTACGCGCCGGGGGAGGTATAG